In Lactococcus garvieae subsp. garvieae, the following proteins share a genomic window:
- a CDS encoding multidrug efflux MFS transporter, with product MWITWIGCFIVGSSFSLVMPFLPLYIQSLGVTGSNVELFSGIAFASTALVSGLVAPMWGKLADKYGRKPMMVRASFAMTFTMSAIAFSHQMGGYWWLLLMRSLMGFFSGFIPNSTAMIASQAPKERSGYALGVLSTAMITGTLIGPSIGGLLAQWFGMANVFLIVGSLLALATILTVFFVHENFEPVTKDNMLSTKEIVNRISNKQILFGLLVTSFIIQVTTQSIEPFVTLYIKTLTTNTNNLMFISGLIVSAVGLSAMLSSSTLGKLGDKYGAHRLILIGLAFSFAMYLPMAFVKTPLQLGLLRFMLGFGTGALMPSVNSLLAKITPKEGVSRIFAYNQMFSNFGVVVGPIVGSAIAGWISYRMAFIVTSLFVVVNFFWSLTNFRKYLRKRSIVE from the coding sequence TTGTGGATCACATGGATTGGCTGTTTTATTGTGGGCTCATCTTTTTCACTGGTAATGCCATTTTTGCCTCTTTATATTCAGAGCTTAGGTGTGACTGGTTCTAATGTAGAGCTGTTTTCTGGTATTGCTTTTGCTTCGACAGCCTTAGTCTCAGGTTTAGTTGCACCTATGTGGGGGAAATTAGCAGACAAATACGGCCGAAAACCCATGATGGTCAGAGCTTCTTTTGCGATGACCTTTACTATGTCTGCAATTGCTTTTTCTCATCAAATGGGCGGCTATTGGTGGCTTTTGCTCATGCGTAGTCTCATGGGCTTCTTTTCAGGTTTCATTCCCAACTCAACTGCAATGATCGCTTCTCAAGCACCCAAAGAACGTTCGGGTTATGCTCTGGGCGTCTTATCCACTGCAATGATTACGGGGACTTTGATCGGTCCTTCTATCGGTGGTTTGCTGGCGCAGTGGTTTGGAATGGCAAACGTCTTCCTTATCGTTGGGAGTCTGCTTGCTCTAGCAACGATTTTGACTGTCTTTTTTGTCCATGAAAACTTTGAACCCGTAACGAAAGATAATATGTTATCGACAAAGGAAATTGTCAATCGTATAAGCAATAAGCAAATTCTTTTTGGCTTACTTGTTACCAGCTTTATTATCCAAGTTACCACACAATCGATAGAGCCATTTGTTACCCTTTATATCAAGACTTTGACTACAAATACAAATAACTTAATGTTTATCTCAGGGCTTATTGTGTCTGCAGTCGGCTTGTCTGCAATGCTGTCTTCAAGTACACTGGGTAAATTAGGAGACAAATATGGCGCACATCGACTGATTTTAATTGGCCTCGCCTTTAGCTTCGCGATGTATTTACCGATGGCCTTTGTAAAAACGCCTCTCCAATTAGGACTCTTAAGATTTATGCTGGGGTTCGGTACGGGTGCGCTGATGCCATCCGTCAACTCCCTTTTAGCAAAAATTACCCCTAAGGAAGGTGTGTCGCGGATTTTTGCGTATAACCAAATGTTTTCTAACTTTGGAGTAGTTGTAGGTCCGATAGTGGGCTCTGCAATTGCAGGTTGGATTTCATATCGTATGGCCTTTATTGTGACAAGTCTTTTCGTGGTTGTTAATTTCTTCTGGTCCCTGACCAACTTCCGGAAATACCTAAGAAAACGGAGCATCGTAGAATGA
- the rpmG gene encoding 50S ribosomal protein L33, whose product MRVKITLACTSCKSKNYISSKNKSSNPDKVETMKFCPKERMVTLHREV is encoded by the coding sequence ATGAGAGTGAAAATAACTTTAGCTTGCACAAGTTGTAAGAGTAAAAACTATATTAGCAGTAAGAATAAAAGCAGTAATCCTGATAAAGTCGAAACAATGAAGTTTTGTCCAAAAGAGCGTATGGTTACATTACACCGAGAGGTTTAA
- a CDS encoding FtsW/RodA/SpoVE family cell cycle protein, which yields MNDGLKKANFLNYSILIPYLIMSAVGIVMVFSATVPYQLAKGLSPYKMAINQGAFMLLSFVAIAVIYRMKLRALKSKKMIGWVLFLLISAMIYSRVGPNTSANGAHGWIPIPGVGTIQPAEYAKFFVVWYLASVFSEKQDEIYEKDIAAIFKGKTIWQKLFGGWRTAILIMLGILVIMPDLGNASIMAMITGVMIASSGISWRWFSGYGKIILGAMVAFIAYLYAVGGDVIPGNYVNARFKAMVNPFEGLSTYGHQMANSYYAVSNGGWFGRGLGNSIEKNGFLPEAHTDFIFSIVIEELGLIGGIIVLGVLFFMIVRILMVGIRAKSAFNSMICIGIGSTLLISVFINIGGAFGIIPETGVTFPFLSQGGSSFLVLSLGIAFVLNISADEKRREVRELSSTYARNV from the coding sequence ATGAATGATGGATTGAAGAAAGCAAACTTCCTGAACTATTCTATTTTGATTCCCTACCTGATCATGTCAGCTGTAGGTATCGTGATGGTTTTTTCAGCAACAGTCCCATATCAGCTGGCGAAGGGACTTTCACCTTATAAAATGGCAATCAACCAAGGCGCATTCATGTTGCTGAGTTTTGTTGCTATTGCTGTGATTTATCGGATGAAACTCCGTGCGCTTAAGAGTAAAAAAATGATTGGTTGGGTTTTATTTCTTTTGATTTCAGCCATGATTTATTCCCGCGTTGGGCCAAACACCTCCGCAAATGGTGCACATGGTTGGATTCCTATCCCAGGTGTGGGTACGATTCAACCTGCTGAATATGCAAAATTTTTCGTTGTTTGGTATCTGGCTTCGGTTTTTTCCGAAAAGCAGGATGAAATATATGAAAAAGATATCGCAGCAATTTTCAAAGGAAAAACCATTTGGCAAAAACTATTTGGGGGATGGCGCACTGCGATTCTTATAATGTTAGGTATCTTGGTTATTATGCCAGACTTGGGTAATGCTTCGATTATGGCGATGATTACAGGAGTGATGATTGCTTCTAGTGGTATCTCTTGGCGCTGGTTTAGTGGCTATGGTAAGATCATTCTGGGAGCGATGGTTGCCTTTATTGCCTACCTTTATGCTGTAGGTGGTGACGTTATCCCGGGAAACTATGTCAATGCCCGTTTTAAGGCAATGGTGAATCCTTTCGAAGGCTTGTCAACATATGGTCACCAAATGGCCAACTCCTATTACGCCGTAAGTAATGGGGGCTGGTTTGGTCGAGGACTCGGAAATTCTATTGAGAAAAATGGCTTCCTGCCTGAAGCGCACACGGACTTTATCTTCTCGATTGTTATTGAGGAGCTGGGGCTAATCGGAGGAATTATCGTTCTCGGCGTATTGTTCTTTATGATTGTGCGTATCTTAATGGTCGGTATCCGTGCAAAAAGTGCATTTAATTCGATGATCTGTATCGGGATTGGTTCTACCCTATTGATTTCAGTATTTATCAATATTGGAGGAGCTTTTGGAATTATTCCGGAAACAGGGGTAACATTCCCATTCCTATCGCAAGGGGGATCATCATTCCTTGTGTTGTCTTTGGGGATTGCTTTCGTGCTTAACATTTCGGCAGATGAAAAACGCAGAGAAGTCAGAGAACTTTCAAGTACATATGCTAGAAATGTTTAA
- a CDS encoding pyruvate carboxylase, whose amino-acid sequence MKKLLVANRGEIAIRVFRACNELGLSTVAIYAKEDEYSVHRFKADEAYLVGHGKKPIDAYLDADDIIRIALDAGADAIHPGYGLLSENLEFATKVREAGLVFVGPDLKHLDIFGDKIKAKKAADLAKIQGIPGTDGAVDLDGALAFAETYGYPVMIKAALGGGGRGMRVARNDEEMRDGYARAKSEAQTAFGSAEIYVEKYIENPKHIEVQILGDTHGNIVHLHERDCSVQRRNQKVIEIAPAVGLDPDFRNEICQAAVQLCQAVGYVNAGTVEFLVKENQFYFIEVNPRVQVEHTITEMVTGVDIVTAQILIAQGKDLHQDIKIPAQDEIPCLGAAIQCRITTEDPENNFLPDTGKINTYRSPGGFGVRLDVGNAYAGYEVTPYFDSLLVKVCTHATDFEEAVHKMQRVLREFRIRGVKTNIPFLENVIDDEQFTSGQATTTFIDNTPQLFKFSRKRNRGTKILKYISNITVNGFPGIDKTEKRYFEPARQPEIEIIQKKTTKNILDQEGAAAVVDFVKGSHEVLLTDTTFRDAHQSLLATRLRLQDMKGIASSVDQGLSDLFSVEMWGGATFDVAYRFLNESPWYRLRKLREQMPNTLFQMLFRGSNAVGYQNYPDNVIQEFIQKAAAEGIDVFRIFDSLNWLPQMEKSIQTVRDTGKIAEATICYTGDILDKTRQKYDLKYYKDLAKELEASGAHILAIKDMAGLLKPQAAYVLITALKETVDLPIHLHTHDTAGNGIITYSGAIKAGVDIVDVATASLAGGTSQPSMQSLYYALEHGGRHAALNIANAEQIDHYWEDTRRYYAPFEAGITSPQTEVYRHEMPGGQYTNLKAQSAAVGLDTRFDEVKAMYSKVNMMFGDIIKVTPSSKVVGDMALFMVQNDLTEEDVYAKGAELNFPESVVSFFQGDLGQPVGGFPEKLQALVLKGKQALTDRPGLHAPAVDFAQVEKELSDILGYPAEEHEVLSYIMYPQVFLDYQKMQDAFGSVTLLDTETFLHGMRMGEQIEVQIEKGKTLIIRLDEIGEPDVLGNRVLFFNLNGQRREISVNDQSIKTQVVAKRKADSTDPQQIGATMPGSVLDILVKKGEQVKKGQALMVTEAMKMETTIEAPFDATIEEIHAVAGEAIQTKDLLIELREQ is encoded by the coding sequence ATGAAAAAACTGCTCGTTGCCAACCGTGGTGAAATTGCCATTCGTGTTTTTCGTGCCTGTAATGAACTGGGTTTGTCCACTGTAGCCATCTATGCAAAAGAAGATGAGTACTCTGTACACCGTTTCAAAGCAGACGAAGCATACTTAGTCGGACATGGTAAAAAACCGATAGATGCTTACCTTGATGCGGATGATATTATTCGTATTGCTCTGGATGCAGGAGCAGATGCAATTCACCCGGGCTATGGTTTGCTTTCGGAAAACTTGGAATTTGCAACGAAGGTCCGTGAAGCGGGCTTGGTTTTTGTAGGGCCAGATTTAAAACATTTGGATATTTTTGGCGATAAAATTAAAGCGAAGAAAGCAGCGGATTTGGCAAAAATTCAAGGTATTCCAGGGACGGATGGTGCTGTCGATTTGGATGGTGCCCTTGCCTTTGCTGAAACCTACGGCTATCCTGTCATGATAAAAGCTGCTCTCGGTGGCGGCGGACGTGGAATGCGTGTTGCTCGTAATGATGAGGAGATGCGTGACGGTTATGCGCGTGCCAAGTCAGAAGCACAAACCGCTTTTGGATCAGCAGAAATTTATGTTGAAAAATATATTGAAAATCCAAAGCATATCGAAGTACAGATTTTGGGAGATACGCATGGAAATATTGTCCATCTTCATGAGCGTGATTGCTCTGTGCAACGCCGCAATCAAAAAGTCATCGAAATTGCACCAGCTGTAGGCTTAGATCCAGACTTTAGAAATGAAATCTGTCAAGCAGCTGTCCAACTTTGCCAGGCTGTGGGGTATGTTAATGCAGGAACAGTTGAGTTTCTAGTTAAAGAGAATCAATTTTATTTTATTGAAGTGAACCCAAGGGTTCAAGTAGAACATACGATTACGGAGATGGTGACAGGTGTAGACATTGTCACAGCACAAATTCTTATTGCTCAGGGCAAAGATTTGCACCAAGACATCAAAATTCCTGCACAGGATGAAATTCCATGCTTAGGCGCAGCCATCCAGTGCCGTATCACAACTGAAGATCCTGAAAATAATTTCCTTCCAGATACAGGAAAAATAAACACCTACCGTTCTCCAGGAGGCTTTGGTGTGCGTCTTGACGTAGGTAATGCTTATGCAGGATATGAAGTGACGCCTTATTTTGACAGCCTTTTAGTCAAGGTTTGTACTCATGCAACAGACTTTGAAGAAGCGGTGCATAAGATGCAACGTGTCTTGCGCGAATTCCGTATTCGTGGGGTAAAAACTAATATTCCATTTTTGGAAAATGTTATTGACGATGAGCAGTTCACTAGTGGTCAAGCAACAACAACCTTTATTGACAATACCCCACAACTCTTCAAGTTTTCTCGTAAACGTAATCGCGGTACAAAGATATTGAAATACATTTCGAATATTACCGTGAATGGTTTCCCAGGGATTGACAAAACAGAGAAGCGTTATTTTGAACCTGCGCGTCAACCAGAAATTGAGATTATCCAGAAAAAAACGACAAAGAACATCCTTGATCAAGAAGGTGCTGCAGCCGTAGTAGACTTTGTTAAAGGTTCACATGAAGTCTTGCTCACAGATACAACTTTTCGTGATGCACACCAAAGTCTTTTAGCCACACGTTTGCGTCTACAAGATATGAAGGGAATTGCAAGCTCTGTAGATCAAGGCCTTTCAGATTTGTTCTCTGTAGAGATGTGGGGTGGGGCGACTTTCGATGTTGCCTACCGTTTCTTAAATGAATCACCTTGGTATCGTTTAAGAAAATTGCGTGAACAGATGCCCAATACACTTTTCCAAATGCTATTCCGTGGCTCAAATGCAGTAGGGTATCAAAATTATCCTGACAATGTTATTCAAGAGTTTATTCAAAAAGCGGCAGCTGAGGGTATCGATGTTTTCCGTATTTTTGACAGCCTGAACTGGCTGCCGCAAATGGAAAAATCTATCCAAACTGTGCGTGACACAGGGAAAATCGCTGAAGCAACGATTTGTTATACTGGCGATATCTTAGATAAAACACGTCAAAAATATGACTTGAAGTATTATAAAGATCTTGCTAAAGAATTAGAAGCTAGCGGTGCGCATATTCTTGCGATTAAGGATATGGCTGGCCTTCTGAAACCACAAGCTGCTTATGTATTGATTACAGCACTGAAAGAAACAGTCGATTTACCGATTCATTTGCATACACATGATACGGCAGGTAATGGGATTATCACCTATTCGGGTGCGATTAAGGCCGGTGTAGATATTGTTGATGTGGCAACAGCATCACTTGCTGGTGGGACTTCTCAGCCTTCTATGCAGTCGCTCTATTATGCCTTGGAGCATGGTGGACGTCATGCGGCCTTAAATATTGCTAACGCGGAACAAATTGACCATTATTGGGAAGATACACGTCGTTATTATGCGCCTTTTGAAGCTGGGATTACGAGCCCGCAAACAGAAGTTTACAGACATGAAATGCCAGGGGGACAATACACCAACCTTAAAGCACAGTCTGCTGCGGTTGGATTGGATACTCGTTTTGATGAAGTCAAAGCGATGTACAGCAAAGTAAACATGATGTTTGGTGACATTATTAAAGTGACGCCAAGTTCAAAAGTTGTGGGCGACATGGCACTCTTTATGGTACAAAATGACCTCACAGAAGAAGATGTTTATGCAAAAGGTGCAGAATTAAACTTCCCAGAGTCAGTGGTTTCCTTCTTCCAAGGAGATTTGGGTCAACCTGTAGGTGGTTTCCCAGAGAAACTTCAAGCGCTGGTTCTCAAAGGGAAACAAGCTTTAACAGATCGTCCCGGTCTTCATGCGCCAGCCGTTGACTTTGCACAAGTGGAAAAGGAACTCTCAGATATATTAGGTTATCCAGCTGAAGAACATGAAGTTTTAAGTTACATTATGTACCCGCAAGTCTTCTTGGATTATCAAAAAATGCAAGATGCTTTTGGCTCAGTGACCTTACTCGATACGGAAACTTTTCTCCATGGTATGCGTATGGGTGAGCAAATCGAAGTGCAGATTGAAAAAGGTAAAACTCTGATTATTCGTCTTGATGAGATTGGAGAGCCAGATGTCTTAGGTAATCGTGTGCTCTTCTTTAACCTTAATGGTCAAAGACGTGAAATTAGTGTGAATGACCAATCCATCAAAACACAAGTTGTTGCGAAACGTAAGGCCGACAGCACAGACCCCCAACAAATCGGGGCAACGATGCCGGGATCTGTTTTAGATATTCTCGTGAAAAAAGGAGAGCAGGTCAAAAAAGGACAAGCACTGATGGTTACAGAAGCAATGAAGATGGAGACGACAATCGAGGCACCATTTGATGCGACGATTGAAGAGATTCATGCCGTAGCAGGAGAAGCGATTCAGACGAAAGATCTTCTTATCGAGCTACGTGAGCAATAA
- a CDS encoding ATP-dependent Clp protease proteolytic subunit: MGYLVPTVIEQSSRGERAYDIYSRLLKDRIIMLTGQVEDGMANSIIAQLLFLDAQDSTKDIYLYINTPGGSVSAGLAIVDTMNFIKSDVQTIVMGIAASMGTIIASSGTKGKRFMLPHAEYMIHQPMGGTGGGTQQTDMAIAAEHLLKTRRTLEKILAENSGQSMEKVHADAERDNWMTAQETLDYGFIDEIMEANSLK, from the coding sequence ATGGGATATTTAGTACCTACTGTCATCGAGCAATCAAGCCGTGGTGAACGCGCATATGACATTTATAGCCGTCTACTGAAAGACCGTATCATCATGTTGACAGGCCAAGTTGAGGATGGTATGGCCAACTCAATCATCGCACAACTCCTCTTCTTGGATGCCCAAGACAGCACAAAGGACATTTACCTCTACATTAACACACCTGGTGGTTCTGTTTCTGCTGGACTTGCAATTGTCGATACTATGAACTTCATCAAATCTGATGTTCAAACAATCGTTATGGGTATCGCTGCATCTATGGGTACAATTATTGCTTCTAGTGGTACAAAAGGCAAACGTTTCATGTTGCCACATGCGGAATACATGATTCACCAACCTATGGGCGGTACTGGTGGTGGTACACAACAAACAGACATGGCTATCGCTGCGGAACATTTGCTCAAAACACGTCGTACTTTAGAAAAGATCTTGGCCGAAAACTCTGGACAATCTATGGAAAAAGTACATGCCGATGCAGAACGTGACAACTGGATGACAGCACAAGAAACATTAGATTATGGTTTCATTGATGAAATCATGGAAGCCAACAGCTTGAAATAA
- a CDS encoding VOC family protein → MKVEHIGIWVRDLEKMRHFYESFFSARSGQKYHNSKTGFTSYFMSFEEGARIELMHRADIEKVLPEGLGFAHLALQVGDEAEVDKRAQDFLEQGFQVLSGPRRTGDGYYEAVILDPEGNKIEITA, encoded by the coding sequence ATGAAAGTTGAACATATCGGAATTTGGGTAAGAGACTTAGAAAAGATGAGACATTTTTATGAAAGCTTTTTTTCTGCACGGTCAGGTCAAAAATATCACAACTCGAAAACAGGCTTTACCTCTTATTTTATGAGTTTTGAAGAAGGTGCACGTATAGAGCTGATGCACCGTGCAGACATTGAAAAAGTACTGCCTGAAGGGCTGGGCTTTGCTCATCTTGCTTTACAAGTAGGAGATGAAGCTGAGGTAGACAAACGTGCGCAAGACTTCTTAGAGCAAGGCTTTCAAGTTCTATCTGGACCACGGAGGACTGGTGATGGTTATTATGAAGCAGTTATTCTTGATCCCGAGGGGAATAAGATTGAAATAACAGCTTAG
- the spx gene encoding transcriptional regulator Spx: MLTIYTAPSCTSCKKAKTWLTYHNIPFQERNLIGDPLSAEEISRILEKCDDGVEGLISSRNRFVKTLGVDFEDLSLSAAIKIISENPQIMRRPIIMDEKRLHVGYNEEEIRAFLPRTVRILENGGARLRNAI; encoded by the coding sequence ATGCTTACTATTTATACGGCCCCATCTTGTACGAGTTGTAAAAAAGCTAAGACTTGGCTTACTTATCACAATATTCCATTTCAAGAACGTAACCTCATTGGCGACCCACTTTCAGCAGAAGAAATTAGTCGCATTCTTGAAAAGTGCGATGATGGCGTGGAAGGGCTTATTTCTAGCCGTAATCGCTTTGTGAAAACCTTGGGCGTTGATTTTGAAGACTTATCGCTTTCAGCAGCCATCAAAATCATTTCAGAAAATCCACAAATCATGCGTCGTCCAATCATCATGGATGAGAAACGTCTACATGTGGGATACAACGAAGAAGAAATCCGAGCTTTCTTACCACGTACAGTACGTATTTTAGAAAATGGCGGTGCTCGCTTGCGCAATGCCATCTAA
- a CDS encoding TatD family hydrolase has protein sequence MDIFDTHTHLNSDEFMGKEKEIITQAHELGVHRMNIVGVDHKTNDWAMKIATEYEECYATIGWHPDECGSFDQTAEQYLLENLQKDKVVAVGEIGLDYHWMVESKDLQEQSFRRQIQISKEADVPFVVHTRDALADTYEIIKSEGVGPRGGIMHSFSGTYAEAQQFMALGLMLSFSGVVTFKKALDVQEAATKLPLDRILVETDAPYLSPMPYRGKENQPGYTRYTAEKIAELRGISLEEVAEQTYANALKVFRLS, from the coding sequence ATGGATATTTTTGACACGCATACACACCTCAATTCAGACGAATTTATGGGGAAAGAAAAAGAAATTATCACTCAGGCACATGAACTAGGGGTTCATCGTATGAACATTGTCGGAGTGGATCATAAAACAAACGATTGGGCGATGAAGATTGCTACAGAATATGAAGAGTGCTATGCCACGATTGGTTGGCATCCAGATGAGTGTGGCAGCTTTGACCAAACAGCAGAGCAGTATCTGCTGGAAAATTTACAAAAAGATAAGGTAGTGGCAGTGGGCGAGATTGGCTTAGACTATCACTGGATGGTCGAATCAAAAGACCTGCAAGAACAAAGTTTTCGACGTCAAATTCAAATTTCAAAAGAAGCAGACGTTCCTTTTGTTGTACACACGCGTGATGCTTTAGCTGATACTTATGAAATTATAAAGTCTGAAGGTGTTGGCCCTCGTGGAGGAATCATGCACAGCTTTTCCGGGACCTATGCAGAGGCTCAGCAGTTCATGGCGCTTGGTCTGATGCTGTCTTTCTCAGGTGTTGTGACCTTTAAAAAGGCTCTTGATGTTCAAGAAGCAGCTACAAAGCTTCCTTTAGACCGCATACTTGTGGAAACGGATGCCCCTTATCTTTCACCAATGCCCTATCGAGGAAAGGAAAATCAGCCCGGCTATACACGCTATACCGCAGAGAAAATTGCGGAACTGCGTGGGATAAGCTTGGAAGAAGTGGCTGAGCAAACCTATGCCAATGCACTGAAAGTTTTTAGGCTGTCCTAA
- the rnmV gene encoding ribonuclease M5, translating into MKEKIEKVIVVEGRDDTRNLKRFYDLDTYETGGSSIDATDIERLKVLQEKRGLVVFTDPDFQGERIRKIIMQAIPEAQHAFLKREEARPKGKGSLGVEHAKYEDLQKALGHLTGGKNIEPTVAQTDLIAFGLILRSDSRQRREYLCGELRIGYANGKQILKRLNMFGIEVQQIEEIMKGYK; encoded by the coding sequence ATGAAAGAAAAAATTGAAAAGGTTATCGTCGTTGAAGGGCGGGACGACACAAGGAACCTGAAACGTTTTTATGATCTGGATACCTATGAAACGGGGGGAAGCAGTATAGATGCTACCGATATTGAACGCCTAAAGGTTCTCCAAGAGAAACGAGGGCTAGTAGTTTTCACGGACCCAGATTTTCAAGGGGAGCGTATCCGGAAGATTATTATGCAAGCTATTCCTGAGGCTCAGCATGCATTTTTGAAGCGTGAAGAAGCACGTCCTAAAGGTAAGGGATCTCTCGGGGTAGAACATGCCAAGTATGAAGACTTGCAAAAAGCTTTGGGACATTTGACAGGAGGCAAGAATATCGAGCCGACGGTCGCTCAAACAGATCTGATTGCCTTTGGTCTTATTCTCCGCTCTGACAGTCGCCAACGTCGGGAATATCTCTGTGGAGAACTCCGTATAGGTTATGCTAATGGCAAACAAATCCTCAAGAGACTGAACATGTTTGGAATTGAAGTTCAACAAATAGAAGAAATAATGAAGGGCTATAAATGA
- a CDS encoding ABC transporter ATP-binding protein, whose amino-acid sequence MKKALEIKNLRKVYASGTEALKGIDLAVEEGDFYALLGPNGAGKSTTIGIITSLVNKTSGTVKVFDYDIDKNLVQAKQQLGLVPQEFNFNQFETVQQILVNQAGYYGVPRKEALKRSEKYLTQLELWEKRNDRAGRLSGGMKRRLMIARALMHEPKLLILDEPTAGVDIDVRRSMWEFLAQLNASGTTIILTTHYLEEAEMLCRNIGIIQSGQVIEDTSMKNLLSKLQSETFILDIKAEGQTPELAGYEMNVVDPQTLELKIERNQGVNAAFEQLTAQGVQVLSMRNKSNRLEELFVKLTHEEEGKNV is encoded by the coding sequence ATGAAAAAAGCACTTGAAATAAAAAACTTAAGAAAAGTATACGCTTCTGGTACGGAAGCCTTAAAAGGCATTGATTTAGCGGTTGAAGAAGGGGATTTTTATGCCTTACTTGGCCCTAATGGCGCAGGAAAATCGACGACTATCGGTATCATTACCTCGCTCGTAAATAAAACGTCTGGAACAGTTAAAGTCTTTGACTACGATATTGATAAAAATCTGGTACAGGCTAAGCAACAACTCGGACTTGTACCGCAAGAATTTAACTTTAATCAGTTTGAAACAGTTCAACAAATCTTAGTGAATCAGGCAGGATACTATGGTGTTCCTCGTAAGGAAGCACTCAAGCGCTCAGAAAAATATCTCACACAATTGGAACTTTGGGAAAAGCGCAATGACCGTGCAGGCCGTCTTTCTGGTGGGATGAAACGTCGTTTGATGATTGCACGTGCCTTGATGCATGAGCCTAAACTCTTGATTTTGGATGAGCCAACAGCAGGTGTTGATATTGATGTTCGCCGCTCAATGTGGGAATTTCTTGCACAGCTCAATGCTTCAGGCACAACGATTATTCTGACAACACACTATTTGGAAGAAGCTGAAATGCTTTGCCGAAATATTGGAATTATCCAATCTGGACAAGTGATTGAAGATACAAGTATGAAAAACTTACTCTCGAAATTACAGTCGGAAACATTTATTCTCGATATTAAAGCTGAAGGGCAAACACCAGAGCTCGCTGGATATGAGATGAACGTGGTGGATCCACAGACCTTGGAACTTAAGATTGAACGCAATCAGGGTGTCAATGCTGCTTTTGAGCAACTGACAGCACAAGGCGTTCAGGTCCTCTCCATGCGTAATAAATCAAACCGTCTAGAAGAGCTTTTTGTTAAGCTTACCCATGAAGAGGAGGGAAAAAATGTTTAA
- a CDS encoding ABC transporter permease — MFKLYWTAGKSLAIKEVTRFMRIWVQTLVPPVITTTLYFIIFGKMIGSRIGDMHGFSYMQFIVPGLIMMSVITSSYANVSSSFFSQKFQKNIEELLVAPVPTHVIILGFVAGGSLRGIFVGTLVTIISLLFVPLVVKSWLVIIVTLLLTAFLFSLAGLLNGVFARSFDDVSIVPTFVLQPLTYLGGVFYAISMLPPIWQDISKVNPIVYMISGFRYGFLGVQDVALWISLLVLLGFVIVLYAICYYFIERGRGLRS, encoded by the coding sequence ATGTTTAAACTCTACTGGACCGCAGGAAAATCTCTTGCTATCAAGGAAGTCACACGTTTTATGCGTATTTGGGTGCAAACTCTTGTTCCACCAGTGATTACGACAACACTTTATTTTATTATCTTTGGGAAAATGATTGGTTCCCGAATTGGTGATATGCATGGTTTTTCTTATATGCAATTTATCGTGCCCGGTCTTATCATGATGTCTGTTATTACCAGTTCTTATGCGAACGTTTCTTCGAGTTTCTTTTCACAAAAATTTCAAAAAAATATTGAAGAATTGCTCGTCGCTCCAGTACCTACACATGTGATTATCTTAGGCTTTGTGGCTGGTGGTAGTCTTCGCGGTATTTTCGTTGGAACATTAGTCACTATCATTTCGTTGCTTTTTGTTCCTTTAGTTGTGAAATCTTGGCTCGTGATTATTGTCACTCTATTATTGACCGCCTTTCTCTTTTCCTTGGCTGGTCTTCTTAACGGTGTCTTTGCGCGTTCTTTTGATGATGTTTCTATCGTGCCAACATTTGTCTTACAACCTTTGACTTATCTCGGTGGCGTCTTCTACGCTATCTCTATGTTGCCCCCAATTTGGCAAGATATCTCCAAAGTCAACCCCATCGTATATATGATTTCAGGCTTCCGCTATGGCTTTTTAGGCGTGCAAGACGTTGCGCTTTGGATTAGCTTACTTGTGCTACTTGGTTTTGTCATTGTTCTCTATGCCATTTGTTATTATTTTATTGAACGTGGCCGTGGTTTGAGATCTTGA